A genomic region of Capra hircus breed San Clemente chromosome 19, ASM170441v1, whole genome shotgun sequence contains the following coding sequences:
- the CCDC43 gene encoding coiled-coil domain-containing protein 43 produces the protein MAAPSAVAAATSSERDGGGSGFESWLDGRLEALGVDRAVYGAYILGVLQEEEEEEKLDALQGILSAFLEEDSLLNICKDIVERWSETQNVVTKVKKEDEVQAIATLIEKQAQIVVKPRMVSEEEKQRKAALLAQYADVTDEEDEADEKDDSGATTMSIGSDKSLFRNTNVEDVLNARKLERDTLRDESQRKKEQDKLQRERDKLAKQERKEKEKKRTQRGERKR, from the exons ATGGCGGCGCCCAGCGCAGTGGCTGCTGCCACCTCCAGCGAGAGAGATGGAGGGGGCAGCGGCTTTGAATCGTGGCTAGATGGACGGTTGGAGGCGCTGGGAGTGGACCGAGCCGTTTATGGCGCCTACATCTTGGGTGtcctgcaggaggaggaggaagaagagaagctgGATGCTCTGCAGGGTATTCTCTCTGCTTTCCTG GAAGAAGATTCCCTCCTTAATATCTGCAAGGATATTGTGGAACGATGGTCAGAAACTCAGAATGTTGTCaccaaagtgaaaaaagaag ATGAAGTCCAGGCCATTGCCACCCTCATTGAGAAGCAGGCACAGATCGTGGTGAAGCCCAGAATGGTGTCAGAAGAGGAGAAGCAGAGGAAAGCTGCCCTCCTGGCGCAGTATGCTGATGTGACAGATGAAGAGGA CGAAGCGGATGAGAAGGATGACTCAGGAGCCACCACGATGAGCATTGGTTCTGACAAAT CTCTGTTCCGAAACACCAATGTGGAAGATGTCCTCAATGCCCGAAAACTGGAGCGAGACACGCTTCGGGATGAGTCCCAGAGGAAGAAGGAACAGGACAAGctgcagagggagagagacaaacTAGCCAAGCAGGAAcgcaaggaaaaggaaaagaaaaggacacAAAGAGGGGAGCGAAAGCGATAA